The DNA segment AGCCGCTTCTTCGGGTCGAACGAGGGGTCTTCGAAGACGCCCCAGGAGAGGTAGTTCCCCACGCCCTTCCCGATCCCCGCGTACTTGATGTAGTACGGCGCGATCGCGAGAACATCGGGCAGGAAGACGGTGTCCACCCAATGCTGGAGCCGCGAAAGGCGCCAGATCACGTTGTCCATCACCTCGACGGTGGGGATGAAGGTCGTCCCGCCGGGGGGGGTGCTCATGTGCATCGGCATCTTCCCGCCGAGTTGGGCGACGACCGCGGACGCCTCCTTCTGCATCTCGAGCGCCTCGAGGTAGTGGGCCACAGCGAGGAGGTTCAGGTCCGGCGGCAGCTTGTATTCGGGGTGTCCCCAGTAGCCGTTGGCGAACGGGCCGAGCTGCCCGCTCTCCACGAACTTCTTCACCCTTGCATGCACTTCCTGGAGGGACTTCTCCTTCGGCTTCGCCTGGAGGGCGGAGACGACGTCGACGTAGTCGAGGGCGTTCAGGTGGTAGAACCAGAGGATGTGGGAGTGGACGAACTGCGCGCCCTCGATCAGGTTCCGGATGATCCGCGCGTTGTCGGGAGGCGTCACGTTGAACGCCTGCTCCAGCCCCATGGTGCTCGTATGCCCGTGGGAGACGGGGCAGACGCCGCAGATCCGCTGGGTGATGAACCAGGCGTCGCGCGGGTCCCTCCCCTGCAGGATGAGCTCGAAGCCGCGGAACAGGGTCCCGGACGACCAAGCGTCCTTGACCTTGCCGTTCTCCAACTCCACCTCGATGCGCAGGTGCCCCTCGATGCG comes from the Deltaproteobacteria bacterium genome and includes:
- a CDS encoding nickel-dependent hydrogenase large subunit encodes the protein MAKRVVIDPIPRIEGHLRIEVELENGKVKDAWSSGTLFRGFELILQGRDPRDAWFITQRICGVCPVSHGHTSTMGLEQAFNVTPPDNARIIRNLIEGAQFVHSHILWFYHLNALDYVDVVSALQAKPKEKSLQEVHARVKKFVESGQLGPFANGYWGHPEYKLPPDLNLLAVAHYLEALEMQKEASAVVAQLGGKMPMHMSTPPGGTTFIPTVEVMDNVIWRLSRLQHWVDTVFLPDVLAIAPYYIKYAGIGKGVGNYLSWGVFEDPSFDPKKRL